One window of Watersipora subatra chromosome 3, tzWatSuba1.1, whole genome shotgun sequence genomic DNA carries:
- the LOC137391322 gene encoding uncharacterized protein isoform X3, giving the protein METTKIPMSHKTSVRCDTPDPRVSGFPVEDVATLQPKTDISSDWRYMGTNNSAQNGGSFSRSLPSDVSWMRGSTPVHNVSQLNYSNFKHKRHWPSDDRFLDDPPCKMRINEEKVAQQFHNMSLFSDVQASTSNVMPETDAGTVSAMWDHYHNLEQKLESCGDIEIDEGVDMGGDIDSVNSSENIQDPVLHILPDLKSKLAVNKNVLPQILVPKPCKEVVLWQPSGVEFIKDGSSSTNLDTLKAKRKKKTATRTLSTNLLSVPTVRPDTPPPNASPR; this is encoded by the exons ATGGAAACGACAAAAATAC CGATGAGCCATAAAACCTCCGTGAGATGTGACACACCAGACCCAAGGGTTAGTGGATTTCCTGTAGAAGATGTTGCCACTTTGCAACCCAAGACTGACATTTCATCCGACTGGCGCTACATGGGTACGAACAACTCAGCACAAAATGGAGGGTCTTTTAGTCGGTCATTACCCTCAGATGTTTCATGGATGCGAGGCTCAACTCCAGTACATAATGT ttcTCAGCTGAATTATAGCAATTTCAAACACAAGAGACACTGGCCAAGTGATGACAG ATTTTTAGATGACCCGCCCTGTAAGATGCGGATTAACGAAGAGAAGGTTGCTCAGCAGTTTCACAACATGTCGTTGTTCTCAGATGTACAAGCATCTACTTCTAATGTCATGCCAGAAACCGATGCTGGCACTGTCAGTGCTATGTGGGACCATTATCATAACCTAGAGCAAAA ATTAGAGAGTTGTGGGGACATAGAAATAGATGAAGGAGTAGACATGGGTGGTGACATAGACTCAGTGAATTCGTCAGAAAATATTCAAGATCCTGTACTACATATTTTACCTGATCTCAAGTCAAAACTAGCtgtcaacaaaaatgttttgccgCAAATACTTGTACCGAA GCCTTGTAAGGAGGTTGTCCTCTGGCAGCCTTCCGGTGTGGAATTTATAAAAGATGGATCTTCGTCTACAAACCTTGACACGCTCAAGGCCAAACGTAAAAAAAAGACGGCAACGAGGACTCTTTCTACTAATCTTTTATCCGTGCCGACTGTTAGACCCGATACTCCTCCACCTAATGCCAG TCCGAGGTAA
- the LOC137391322 gene encoding uncharacterized protein isoform X1 produces the protein METTKIPMSHKTSVRCDTPDPRVSGFPVEDVATLQPKTDISSDWRYMGTNNSAQNGGSFSRSLPSDVSWMRGSTPVHNVSQLNYSNFKHKRHWPSDDRFLDDPPCKMRINEEKVAQQFHNMSLFSDVQASTSNVMPETDAGTVSAMWDHYHNLEQKLESCGDIEIDEGVDMGGDIDSVNSSENIQDPVLHILPDLKSKLAVNKNVLPQILVPKPCKEVVLWQPSGVEFIKDGSSSTNLDTLKAKRKKKTATRTLSTNLLSVPTVRPDTPPPNASANPLSHDIPVCFVDEMGCDAEMDMQ, from the exons ATGGAAACGACAAAAATAC CGATGAGCCATAAAACCTCCGTGAGATGTGACACACCAGACCCAAGGGTTAGTGGATTTCCTGTAGAAGATGTTGCCACTTTGCAACCCAAGACTGACATTTCATCCGACTGGCGCTACATGGGTACGAACAACTCAGCACAAAATGGAGGGTCTTTTAGTCGGTCATTACCCTCAGATGTTTCATGGATGCGAGGCTCAACTCCAGTACATAATGT ttcTCAGCTGAATTATAGCAATTTCAAACACAAGAGACACTGGCCAAGTGATGACAG ATTTTTAGATGACCCGCCCTGTAAGATGCGGATTAACGAAGAGAAGGTTGCTCAGCAGTTTCACAACATGTCGTTGTTCTCAGATGTACAAGCATCTACTTCTAATGTCATGCCAGAAACCGATGCTGGCACTGTCAGTGCTATGTGGGACCATTATCATAACCTAGAGCAAAA ATTAGAGAGTTGTGGGGACATAGAAATAGATGAAGGAGTAGACATGGGTGGTGACATAGACTCAGTGAATTCGTCAGAAAATATTCAAGATCCTGTACTACATATTTTACCTGATCTCAAGTCAAAACTAGCtgtcaacaaaaatgttttgccgCAAATACTTGTACCGAA GCCTTGTAAGGAGGTTGTCCTCTGGCAGCCTTCCGGTGTGGAATTTATAAAAGATGGATCTTCGTCTACAAACCTTGACACGCTCAAGGCCAAACGTAAAAAAAAGACGGCAACGAGGACTCTTTCTACTAATCTTTTATCCGTGCCGACTGTTAGACCCGATACTCCTCCACCTAATGCCAG CGCAAATCCACTAAGCCATGATATCCCTGTGTGCTTTGTGGATGAGATGGGTTGTGATGCAGAAATGGACATGCAATAA
- the LOC137391322 gene encoding uncharacterized protein isoform X2, whose product MSHKTSVRCDTPDPRVSGFPVEDVATLQPKTDISSDWRYMGTNNSAQNGGSFSRSLPSDVSWMRGSTPVHNVSQLNYSNFKHKRHWPSDDRFLDDPPCKMRINEEKVAQQFHNMSLFSDVQASTSNVMPETDAGTVSAMWDHYHNLEQKLESCGDIEIDEGVDMGGDIDSVNSSENIQDPVLHILPDLKSKLAVNKNVLPQILVPKPCKEVVLWQPSGVEFIKDGSSSTNLDTLKAKRKKKTATRTLSTNLLSVPTVRPDTPPPNASANPLSHDIPVCFVDEMGCDAEMDMQ is encoded by the exons ATGAGCCATAAAACCTCCGTGAGATGTGACACACCAGACCCAAGGGTTAGTGGATTTCCTGTAGAAGATGTTGCCACTTTGCAACCCAAGACTGACATTTCATCCGACTGGCGCTACATGGGTACGAACAACTCAGCACAAAATGGAGGGTCTTTTAGTCGGTCATTACCCTCAGATGTTTCATGGATGCGAGGCTCAACTCCAGTACATAATGT ttcTCAGCTGAATTATAGCAATTTCAAACACAAGAGACACTGGCCAAGTGATGACAG ATTTTTAGATGACCCGCCCTGTAAGATGCGGATTAACGAAGAGAAGGTTGCTCAGCAGTTTCACAACATGTCGTTGTTCTCAGATGTACAAGCATCTACTTCTAATGTCATGCCAGAAACCGATGCTGGCACTGTCAGTGCTATGTGGGACCATTATCATAACCTAGAGCAAAA ATTAGAGAGTTGTGGGGACATAGAAATAGATGAAGGAGTAGACATGGGTGGTGACATAGACTCAGTGAATTCGTCAGAAAATATTCAAGATCCTGTACTACATATTTTACCTGATCTCAAGTCAAAACTAGCtgtcaacaaaaatgttttgccgCAAATACTTGTACCGAA GCCTTGTAAGGAGGTTGTCCTCTGGCAGCCTTCCGGTGTGGAATTTATAAAAGATGGATCTTCGTCTACAAACCTTGACACGCTCAAGGCCAAACGTAAAAAAAAGACGGCAACGAGGACTCTTTCTACTAATCTTTTATCCGTGCCGACTGTTAGACCCGATACTCCTCCACCTAATGCCAG CGCAAATCCACTAAGCCATGATATCCCTGTGTGCTTTGTGGATGAGATGGGTTGTGATGCAGAAATGGACATGCAATAA